ATCGCCCGCAGCGCCGCCATCGGGAAGATCCGCACCCCCTCGGCGCTCGTGCGATACAGGGCGGCGATCGCGTCGGGGTCGACGACGTCGGATGCGCACACTCGCTCGTACGCCTCGTCGGTCGGGAGGAAGACGTCGAGGGTGAGCCAGAAGGGACCGGCGTTCTTGGCGCGGACGAGGTCGGCGATCTCGTCGAGGGTCTGACTAGGCACGGGGTGCCACCTCCTGGTACTCGGCACGGAACAGCTCGCCCTCGTCGTCGACGTCGATCGTGTGCTGCAGGACGAACTCGTAGCTCGCGCCGCGATCGATCTCGGCGGGCGAGGTCGCGAACGCGAAGCTCGGCAGATGGGTCATGCCCTCCAGCGGCAGATGGAGCATGAGCGGGTTGGCGATCTTCGCGATCGCGGTCGCCGTCGCCTGGTCCGCCGCGCGCGACCGGAACAGCACGCCCGCTTCGCGCGGCGGCTCGCCGTCCGGTTCGAGGGCGCCGAGCACGGCGTTGTGGCCGTAGGCACGGAGCTCGGCGTCGTACTGGCCCTCCTCGAGGCCGAGATGCGTCCGGACGCGGCGCGCGAGCTCTCCGGCGAAACGCTCCAGCCAGGCATCCATGTGGGCGAGGATGTGCGGATCGCGGATCCCGACGAGCGAGACCGTCTCGTACCCGCCGATCGCGGCCCCTTCCAGCTTGATGGTCGGCTGCGCCGCCTCCTCGAAGACCGAGCCCTCGACACGGGTGACGCGTTCGTCCACGGCGGTGTAGACGGCTGCGCTGGTGTCGAGCGTGCCGCTGGGCTCGCGCAGCCGGAAGGGGTCGGCGTTCTCGTACAGCATGTGCGCGGCGACCGTCATCGGGGTGGCCGCGGACGTGTCGTCCAGCGGATGGATGCTGAAGCCGGCGTCGTCGATCTCCACGAGGACGCCGCCGCCGAGCGGGTCCGTCGTGCATTGGCTGCCGCACTCGACGGTCTTCGCCGCGTGCCAGGTCGGGCCGGCCGCGATTCCGCGCTCGAGAGCGATGCCCGCCACGGATGCGGTGTCGGAGGCGCGTCCGGTGAGCACCAGGTCCGCCCCGGCGGCGAGGGCCTCGGCGATGGGCACATGCCCCATGAGGCCGACGATGTGCTCACACCGGCCGACGGTCTCGGCCGTCAGCGGCCCGGCCGGCTCGAGCGAGGCGATCCGCCCGTCCGCGAGCGCCGCGAGGACCGACTCGCGGGTGAGCTCGCTGTAGATCTTCGCCAGCGTGAAGGTCAGAGCCTCCTCGTCGGCGATCTCCTGCGCGATGCCGGCGACCCATTCGACCCCGGAGTCGGTGCCGGAGGTGCCGCAGGTGGTGACGACGACGGGGATGCCCGCACGCCGTCCGGCGACGAGGATCGTCCGCAGATCGCTCTTGAGCGAGCCGCGGGAGGTCTTGGCGATGCCCGCGCCCAGATAGTGCGGCCCGGAGTCGGTGGACCCGCCGTCGACCGCGATCGCGTCGGCGCCGAGCGAGATCCCGCGCGCCACGGTCTCCTCGCTGATCCCGCCGCCCAGCATGCCGATGGGGAAGATCACCCGGACCGAGTCGCCATCCCGCGGCTGCGGATCGTTCGTCACGTCATCGTGTGAGGTCATGGGGGTGTTCACCTTTCTTTCGAGCAACCTATTTGCTATAGCAAATGGTGTCAAGCGCGTCACTGCTCGCCGGGGACGCCGGTGCCGGGTAGCGTGAGGGGATGTCGATCGGGAACGAGACCACGTGAGCCTGCACGGGATTCTTCCGCAGGTCGCGCGTACCGGCTCCCTGTCGGAACAGGTGTATCGCTCGCTGCGCGAGAGCATCGCAGACGGGCGCCTCGCGCCGGGCAGCCGGATCACCGAACGTCAGCTCGCCACGGCCCTCGACGTCAGCCCCACCCCCGTGCGCGAGGCGCTCGGCAAGCTCGAGCACGAGGGCCTCGTCGAGCGCGTCGGCTCCCGGCGGCTGCAGGTGGCGGATCACCCCGCCGAGACTCTCCGAGAGCTGATGGAGGTGGAGATCATGCTCCGCGGGGCCGAGGCCCGCTTCGCCGCGCGCAAGATCGCCCCCGAGACGATCTCGCGGATGCGCGGGTACATCGAAGAGCTCGTCGAGGCCCGCGAATCGCTCACACTGGCGGAGCAGTTCGAGATGGCGCAGCGATTCGACGCGGAGATCGCGCGCGCCGCCGCGAACCCGGCCCTGCGCACCCTCATCGAGAGCTACGCGATCTACGGTGCCGACCACCGCCTCACGCGAGCCGCGGAGGATGCGAAGGATCCCGACTGGATCGAGACGAGGATCGCCGACCACCGGGCGATCGTGGAGGCGCTCGCCGCCGGCGACGAGGACGCCGCCGAGCTCACGATGCGCGGGCACGCGCGTTCGGCGATCAGGAACCTCTAGGCCGCACGGCACGCGCAGCCCGCGGGATGATGCGCCCCTACGCGCCGTAGCCGCGCATCTCCTTGTACCCGTCCAGGGTGAACTCCGGGCTGTCGATGAAGTCGAGGTCCCGCCGCTCGGCGGCCCGGATCGCCTCGACGGCGTCGCGGAGAGACGGGAGGCTCTCCCCCGGGACGACGACGATGCCGTTCGCGTCGCCGTGGAGGATGTCGCCGGTGCGGACGAGCTGCCCGTCGATGAAGACCGGGTCACCGATCTTCGAGAGCTCGAAGTTCGCGTGGGAGACGACGGGCTGCCGCATGAAGTAGTGGAAGCCCTTCGCCCGCACCTCCGCCACATCGCGCAGCGCGCCGTCGGTGACGATGCCGACCGCGCCGAGGCGGCTCGCGAGGGCGACCATGATCTCGCCCGCGTACGCGACGCGGGTGGGGGTCCCGCTGGCGTCCTTCATGACGATGACCACGGGGCCCTCCATCCGCTCGAGCGTCGTCCACAGATCCCAGTAGCCGTGCTGACGGACGGACCGGCCGACCGCGTTGTCGACGGTCGCGGTGAGCGCGGTCCCGACCATCGTTCCCAGTTCGGGGAACGCGCACTGGACGGAACCTCCGATGTATCCCTCGCTGCGATCACGCAGCTCCAGTCGTTCGAGCGCGTTGGCGACGGTCGGGCTGTCGATCCCGCGCAGATAGAGGAGGTCGGACTCGGCCGGCGATGGCGATGAGGTCATGTCCCTGCACTTCTCCGTGAGGCGGGCGCGTTCACCCGGTTTACTATTTGCAATATCAAATGGTAACGTGCTCCGCACACGCTGCGTGCACCGTCGCACGCCGCGCTACCCGACGATGGAGTCACCCGTGAACAGTGCGCGCACCGACCGGTCCCCTCGCAGGCGCTTCCAGCTCCGCCTCGCCATGCTCGTCGCGTTGGGGGTCTTCGCACAGGAGTCGGTCTGGAACTTCCACGACGCGCAGACGCCGGTGACCCTGTCGGAGTACACGACGAGCGTCGCGCTCATCGGCCTGATCATGGGGCTGGACAACATCATCGGCATCTTCGTACAGCCGCTGATGGGCTACATGAGCGATCGCACCCGCAGCCGATGGGGTCGGCGCACGCCGTTCATCGTCATCGGCGTGCCGGTCGCCGCGCTGCTGTTCGTGCTCGTCCCGCTCGCCCCGACGTTCCCCGTCCTCATCGCGATCATCGTGCTGTTCTCGCTGACGGCGAACTCGTTCAAGCCGCTCACCGAGGCGCTCATCGCCGACAATCAGCTGCCCGAGCACCGGAGCAAGGCGAACGCGGTCGGCCGGTTCGCGTCGGGTCTGACGATCATCGTGTCGGCGCTGCTGAGCCTGTTCGTCGTCGACGAGAGCGTCGAGCTCGCCTACGTGATCTCGGCCGTCGTGATGGTGGCCTGCTTCGCCATCCTGCTGGTCTCGCTGCGCGAGTCGCGGACGGCCGCCTATCGCGCGGTCGTCGACGAGGACCGGGAGCTGGGCCGGGAGGGGACCGGCTTCTTCGCGGTGTTCACGGACATCTTCGCCGATCGCGACCGCAGCCGTCTGTTCATGATCGCCGCCGTCATCGTCACATGGGGCGCATGGGCGGCCATCCGCGCCCTGCTGACGCTCTACGGGGTGGAGCAGCTCGGACTGTCGCGCGGTGAGGCAGGCGGATTGACGCTGCCGGCGAGCGTGGCCTTCCTCGTGGTGATCATCCCGGTCGCGATCCTCTCCGACCGGTACGGTCGGCGTCGCATGATGCGCATCGGGATCGTCGTGTTCGCCGTGGGCGCCCTCATCGCCTTCGTCTTCAACACGTCGACGGTCGCGACGCTCTCCGGCGTCCTCATCGCGGCCGCCGGCTTCTCCGGCTTCGCCGTCAACGCGACGGTGATGCTGTGGAACCTCGCTCCCTCGCAGCGGCTCATCGGCGTGTACACCGGCATCTTCGCAGTCGCGCAGGCCGTCGGCTCGTCCGTGGCGCCGGCGGCGCTGGGCGCTCTCGTCGACGCCACCGACTGGAGCTTCCTCATGCTGTTCCTCACGGGGCTCTCGCTCGTAGGCCTCCTGCTCACCTTCGGCGTCCGCCGCGAGTACGCGCCGTCGCAGCTCGCCGAGCAGGAGAAGTACGTGGAAGCGGAGCGCGGCGAGTGATCTCCATCGTCCTGCCGGCGGAGGAGACGCGGCACCGGCTCGAGCCGCGCAGCGCACGATGACCCACCCGGCGCGGCGGCTCCCTGAGACGGGCGCGCGACTCGCGTCTCCGTTCCCGGTCGCCCCATGACCACGGCAGGAGACGAGAGGCGGCTGTTCGGATGGCGCTTCACGGCGCCCCTGCTGCTCGCCTCCGCGCTCAATCCGATCAACAGCTCGATGCTCGCGACGGGGCTCACCGACATCGCCCGCGAGTTCACCCTCGCCCCCGGCGCGGCGGTGACCCTCGTCTCGGTGCTGTACCTGTGCAGCGCGACAGCGCAGCCGGCCGTCGGCAAACTGGGCACGGTGCTCGGCCCGCGGCGCGTCTTCC
This window of the Microbacterium sp. AB genome carries:
- a CDS encoding acyclic terpene utilization AtuA family protein produces the protein MTSHDDVTNDPQPRDGDSVRVIFPIGMLGGGISEETVARGISLGADAIAVDGGSTDSGPHYLGAGIAKTSRGSLKSDLRTILVAGRRAGIPVVVTTCGTSGTDSGVEWVAGIAQEIADEEALTFTLAKIYSELTRESVLAALADGRIASLEPAGPLTAETVGRCEHIVGLMGHVPIAEALAAGADLVLTGRASDTASVAGIALERGIAAGPTWHAAKTVECGSQCTTDPLGGGVLVEIDDAGFSIHPLDDTSAATPMTVAAHMLYENADPFRLREPSGTLDTSAAVYTAVDERVTRVEGSVFEEAAQPTIKLEGAAIGGYETVSLVGIRDPHILAHMDAWLERFAGELARRVRTHLGLEEGQYDAELRAYGHNAVLGALEPDGEPPREAGVLFRSRAADQATATAIAKIANPLMLHLPLEGMTHLPSFAFATSPAEIDRGASYEFVLQHTIDVDDEGELFRAEYQEVAPRA
- a CDS encoding RraA family protein yields the protein MTSSPSPAESDLLYLRGIDSPTVANALERLELRDRSEGYIGGSVQCAFPELGTMVGTALTATVDNAVGRSVRQHGYWDLWTTLERMEGPVVIVMKDASGTPTRVAYAGEIMVALASRLGAVGIVTDGALRDVAEVRAKGFHYFMRQPVVSHANFELSKIGDPVFIDGQLVRTGDILHGDANGIVVVPGESLPSLRDAVEAIRAAERRDLDFIDSPEFTLDGYKEMRGYGA
- a CDS encoding DUF4387 domain-containing protein — encoded protein: MPSQTLDEIADLVRAKNAGPFWLTLDVFLPTDEAYERVCASDVVDPDAIAALYRTSAEGVRIFPMAALRAIKISFPRPVTQGSFPDRDMHSGQQHVPLAAIEVPELVGAGPER
- a CDS encoding GntR family transcriptional regulator; the protein is MSLHGILPQVARTGSLSEQVYRSLRESIADGRLAPGSRITERQLATALDVSPTPVREALGKLEHEGLVERVGSRRLQVADHPAETLRELMEVEIMLRGAEARFAARKIAPETISRMRGYIEELVEARESLTLAEQFEMAQRFDAEIARAAANPALRTLIESYAIYGADHRLTRAAEDAKDPDWIETRIADHRAIVEALAAGDEDAAELTMRGHARSAIRNL
- a CDS encoding MFS transporter, which gives rise to MNSARTDRSPRRRFQLRLAMLVALGVFAQESVWNFHDAQTPVTLSEYTTSVALIGLIMGLDNIIGIFVQPLMGYMSDRTRSRWGRRTPFIVIGVPVAALLFVLVPLAPTFPVLIAIIVLFSLTANSFKPLTEALIADNQLPEHRSKANAVGRFASGLTIIVSALLSLFVVDESVELAYVISAVVMVACFAILLVSLRESRTAAYRAVVDEDRELGREGTGFFAVFTDIFADRDRSRLFMIAAVIVTWGAWAAIRALLTLYGVEQLGLSRGEAGGLTLPASVAFLVVIIPVAILSDRYGRRRMMRIGIVVFAVGALIAFVFNTSTVATLSGVLIAAAGFSGFAVNATVMLWNLAPSQRLIGVYTGIFAVAQAVGSSVAPAALGALVDATDWSFLMLFLTGLSLVGLLLTFGVRREYAPSQLAEQEKYVEAERGE